A genomic stretch from Deltaproteobacteria bacterium includes:
- a CDS encoding right-handed parallel beta-helix repeat-containing protein: MNLKQTKYAAIFLGGILVPLLFPLDVLCAERTVSVFSDDESAEGTLRKILQVACDDAGNDTIHFADFGYSSARILLDAPLVIPEDCRGTVTVKGPADIDIILDAGNLGAGGSTPGDSCILHVYSDGHVIRNLSFVNNSKGAGVCLFGRDNTVKENRFGATEAGDEEPNRYGIVVSDVFVEDYPEIDGSGNTIRGNTIGPNDRQGIWVEASDVLIGGDSFDDDRNVIQENEEGGIFVVGKETNAVHITHNTISNNGEEGLGIDLNDDGISLNDLLDSDTGPDEMMNFLDHLQLFPLVPDPSGTARYWGWGVALSGTHLELYRVSDEDWKNEVGYGGGDDFVADFSLSGYAFETDPEIDVFSAGDIVTALVFDGENNTSEFSMNIPVGDDADLDGIVDDDEAGGTSGSLADDADSDDDGLPDPAEDHNRNGVWDEDLGETSAWLADSDEDGLSDWYEIHGDGVYDEGVDTDPLNNDTDGDGLLDGQEDANLNGVWESYLGETSPLLSDSDQDGVDDSADNCPAVSNPDQEDWYCQL; the protein is encoded by the coding sequence ATGAACCTAAAGCAAACAAAATACGCGGCTATTTTTCTGGGCGGGATTCTGGTCCCCCTTCTGTTCCCGCTTGATGTTCTTTGCGCCGAAAGAACCGTAAGTGTTTTTTCGGATGACGAATCGGCGGAAGGAACGTTGCGCAAAATACTTCAGGTCGCCTGTGACGATGCCGGCAATGATACGATTCATTTTGCCGACTTCGGTTATTCTTCGGCCCGCATTCTTCTGGACGCTCCCCTGGTTATTCCGGAAGACTGCCGGGGAACCGTAACCGTGAAGGGTCCAGCCGATATTGACATTATCCTGGATGCTGGGAACCTCGGGGCAGGGGGATCCACACCGGGCGACTCGTGCATTCTGCATGTCTATTCGGATGGGCATGTCATCCGGAATTTAAGTTTTGTCAACAATTCCAAAGGGGCCGGTGTCTGCCTGTTCGGCCGGGACAACACGGTAAAGGAAAACCGTTTTGGCGCAACCGAAGCGGGAGATGAGGAACCCAACCGTTACGGGATTGTCGTATCGGACGTCTTTGTCGAAGATTATCCCGAAATAGACGGAAGCGGCAACACCATTCGCGGAAATACCATCGGCCCCAACGATCGTCAGGGAATCTGGGTGGAGGCAAGCGATGTCCTGATCGGCGGCGATTCGTTTGACGATGACCGGAATGTTATTCAGGAAAACGAAGAAGGGGGAATCTTTGTTGTGGGAAAGGAAACAAACGCCGTCCATATCACCCACAACACCATCTCGAATAATGGCGAGGAAGGTTTGGGAATCGATCTCAATGATGATGGCATCAGTCTGAACGATCTGCTCGATTCCGATACGGGGCCTGACGAGATGATGAACTTCCTCGACCATCTCCAGTTGTTCCCGCTGGTGCCCGACCCCAGTGGAACCGCCCGTTACTGGGGATGGGGGGTGGCTTTAAGCGGGACGCATTTGGAGCTCTACCGCGTCTCTGACGAGGATTGGAAAAACGAAGTCGGCTACGGCGGCGGGGATGACTTCGTGGCCGATTTTTCTCTTTCGGGTTATGCCTTCGAAACAGATCCGGAAATCGATGTCTTTTCTGCCGGCGATATCGTCACCGCCCTTGTCTTTGACGGCGAAAACAACACCTCGGAATTTTCGATGAATATCCCCGTGGGCGACGACGCCGATCTCGACGGAATCGTGGATGACGATGAGGCCGGTGGAACGTCGGGATCGCTGGCGGATGACGCCGATAGCGACGATGACGGCCTCCCCGATCCGGCGGAGGATCACAATCGTAATGGCGTATGGGACGAAGACTTGGGGGAAACGTCCGCTTGGCTGGCCGACTCTGACGAAGACGGTCTTTCGGATTGGTATGAGATTCATGGCGATGGGGTTTATGACGAAGGGGTGGATACAGACCCGCTGAACAATGACACCGACGGCGACGGTTTGTTGGATGGTCAGGAGGACGCAAACTTAAACGGCGTTTGGGAGAGTTATTTGGGGGAAACCAGCCCGCTCTTGTCGGATTCCGATCAGGATGGCGTGGATGATTCCGCGGACAACTGCCCCGCCGTCTCTAATCCCGATCAGGAAGACTGGTATTGCCAATTGTAG
- a CDS encoding choice-of-anchor D domain-containing protein, whose product MPSVVFSYSDVKISGVSSADFEGPAHHGLVVETEGISDPNLTYYEVNIKEDTGNPFYPPWEVYATELMPYDTGLKLNIPYRNGILALKAGTQYCVRVRALFGSDYTDWAEECGITLTVSGSSTDVDGDGLTETEEYGYGTDPNNSDSDGDGVDDGTEIAEGGDPNEALHPQFQVNTASINFGKGNAFGQYPNQHQYIEIENVGDDVALIDSVTVQNVFPYFFGSKEVFKVGSFPSSLTHIPPENVVRIPVSFIPKRNGSFHAKVVIESSNNPEEIAEIELTGRGVEIPKCDISPDSLDFGTVSVADQEVLTKELTISNKSSLLGSKMIGLFGGSDYPLGFTISSSNSQIVPGLRSFVLPEDTEITVPVLFRHTEAGNFDGTLEIKSFQCGTQAIEVKGTVE is encoded by the coding sequence ACGGGTTGGTCGTCGAAACCGAAGGGATCAGCGATCCGAACCTGACCTATTACGAAGTCAATATCAAGGAAGACACCGGAAACCCCTTCTATCCCCCCTGGGAGGTCTATGCCACCGAACTGATGCCGTATGACACGGGCTTAAAGCTGAATATTCCATATCGCAACGGCATCCTCGCCCTCAAGGCGGGAACGCAATATTGTGTCCGCGTCCGCGCCCTTTTTGGTTCCGATTATACCGATTGGGCCGAGGAGTGCGGCATCACGCTGACAGTTTCCGGTTCCTCGACGGACGTTGACGGCGACGGCCTGACGGAAACCGAAGAGTACGGCTATGGAACTGATCCGAATAATTCCGATTCCGACGGTGACGGCGTGGATGACGGGACCGAAATCGCCGAAGGGGGCGATCCCAATGAGGCCCTCCACCCACAGTTTCAGGTCAACACCGCCTCCATCAACTTCGGCAAAGGAAACGCCTTTGGCCAATACCCCAACCAGCATCAGTATATCGAGATTGAAAATGTCGGCGACGACGTGGCCCTGATCGATTCGGTGACGGTGCAAAATGTCTTTCCTTATTTCTTTGGTTCCAAAGAGGTCTTCAAGGTCGGCTCGTTCCCCTCGTCGCTTACGCACATTCCGCCGGAAAATGTGGTCCGGATTCCCGTGTCGTTCATTCCCAAGAGAAACGGGAGTTTCCACGCCAAGGTTGTCATTGAGAGTTCAAACAATCCCGAAGAAATCGCCGAGATTGAACTGACCGGTCGGGGAGTGGAGATACCGAAGTGCGATATTTCCCCCGACAGCCTCGATTTTGGAACCGTGAGCGTCGCCGATCAGGAGGTGCTGACCAAAGAACTGACGATCTCCAACAAGTCATCTCTCCTCGGTTCGAAGATGATAGGGCTCTTTGGCGGAAGCGATTATCCCTTGGGTTTTACAATATCCTCTTCCAACAGCCAGATTGTTCCGGGCTTAAGGAGTTTTGTCCTGCCGGAGGATACGGAAATAACCGTTCCCGTGTTGTTCCGCCATACCGAGGCGGGGAATTTTGACGGCACTTTGGAAATCAAGTCGTTCCAGTGTGGAACACAAGCCATCGAAGTGAAAGGAACGGTTGAGTAA